A stretch of Ammospiza caudacuta isolate bAmmCau1 chromosome 18, bAmmCau1.pri, whole genome shotgun sequence DNA encodes these proteins:
- the LOC131565794 gene encoding uncharacterized protein LOC131565794, with protein MPSLEENLGFAVHTTKASLQSSMSKGAQNLSSTGDQSKDLAGHLDELPGTISKKNEAKQASEENQWKQMKEPKAMTKAQPEELPLPVAGSASMQRQNTSGLETEGDVEGKVLLAHLAAGERDEVTAESWTLPSTALPMEISSPQPAGDICPHDVLYVSDLITFSSRFCGPNSPVNKTMVFGSSLEMVEVIMELITTTDRGRGFAMLFEYRNISEPGPVGAVRQDRRENMMLLAVVTGIVVFALALLSALCVACRPRTCPKRSSSNACSDQENRIQNSTVDINELQLVVPSRENENNNHSVSREQAVTSCRGSTERSPQDTDPDVPSSISAVTTETGSDEVFIISAGPGTSGLSFTTYRIQDKNLKRSVTSPGSVSEWLSSQPAAAGAADKGNAQLENPCPRQRTWSARTFHDLLAPIPQLQKKWCSWSTNSPFTKLVDSSGFSTAARPQGVPTRKVISATEIEGASETVYSDSSASNASYPLTLSAQRQRKLTSCNLKKSRFGNPYFGFLASSPDSKHMRSLDPSRHLGAASPVNSQSPKNLLESSNPLKINLVNGSKTKELMVETDKNKPVFVISEEGDDQQPLVLAEHLSQCGDHLPEQNAVYAQAVPEKQPVVLSAERNSSAPFTSSLPLWAKSPTSYKGHGKGPSSSRDQQSSALSVGGDANSAEPSQNCDAPAAATLCQASAQ; from the exons ATGCCTTCTCTTGAGGAaaacctgggctttgctgtccACACCACAAAAGCCTCTCTCCAGAGCTCGATGTCGAAGGGGGCTCAGAACCTGAGCAGCACTGGAGACCAGTCAAAGGACCTTGCTGGTCACCTGGATGAACTTCCAGGAACCATCtcaaaaaaaaatgaagccaaGCAAGCATCTGAAGAAAACCAGTGGAAGCAGATGAAGGAACCCAAAGCAATGACCAAGGctcagccagaggagctgccatTGCCCGTGGCTGGTAGTGCCTCAATGCAGAGGCAAAACACCAGTGGCCTGGAAACAGAAGGGGATGTGGAAGGGAAGGTGTTGCTTGCCCACCTGGCTGCTGGTGAGAGGGATGAAGtcacagcagagagctggaCACTTCCCTCAACAGCACTGCCCATGGAAATCTCCAGCCCTCAGCCAGCAGGGGATATCTGTCCCCATGATGTGTTGTATGTTTCCGATCTCATCACGTTCTCCTCTCGCTTCTGCGGCCCAAATTCCCCTGTAAACAAGACCATGGTGTTTGGTTCATCTCTGGAGATGGTGGAGGTCATCATGGAGCTGATCACCACCACGGACCGGGGCCGAGGCTTCGCGATGCTCTTCGAGTACAGGAACATCAGCGAGCCAGGCCCCGTGGGTGCTGTcaggcaggacaggagggaAAACATGATGCTGCTGGCAGTTGTGACAGGGATTGTTGTCTTTGCTCTTGCTTTGCTCTCTGCCCTCTGCGTGGCCTGCAG GCCGAGAACGTGCCCCAAAAGGAGCTCATCCAACGCATGCAGTGACCAGGAG AACAGGATCCAGAACTCCACTGTCGATATCAATGAGCTCCAGCTGGTGGTGCCAAGCCGGGAGAATGAGAACAACAACCACTCTGTGAGCCGGGAGCAGGCGG tcacttcctgcagaggcagcacagaacGGTCTCCTCAGGACACTGACCCAGATGTGCCCTCCTCCATCTCTGCAGTGACCACTGAGACTGGGAGTGATGAAGTGTTCATCATTTCTGCTGGACCTGGGACCAGTGGGCTGAGCTTTACCACCTACAGGATACAG GACAAAAACCTGAAAAGGAGCGTGACAAGCCCGGGCTCTGTGTCGGAGTGGCTGAGCTCGCAGCCCgcggctgcaggggctgcagacaAGGGGAACGCGCAGCTGGAGAATCCCTGTCCCCGGCAGCGCACCTGGAGCGCCCGCACCTTCCACGACCTCCTGGCTCCCATCCCGCAGCTGCAGAAGAAatggtgcagctggagcaccAACAGCCCCTTCACAAAGCTGGTGGACAGCAGC GGTTTTTCTACAGCTGCAAGACCCCAAGGTGTGCCAACCAGGAAGGTAATCTCAGCCACTGAGATAGAGGGAGCATCAGAGACTGTTTACTCTGATTCATCTGCCAGTAATGCCTCCTATCCCCTCACTCTGTCTGCACAGAGGCAGCGAAAGTTAACCTCCTGCAATTTGAAGAAATCCAGATTTGGGAACCCTTATTTTGGATTTTTAGCCAGTTCCCCTGACAGCAAACATATGAGGTCCTTGGATCCCTCGAGACATCTAGGGGCAGCATCTCCAGTTAACAGCCAAAGCCCCAAAAATCTTCTAGAGAGCTCCAACCCACTGAAAATCAACTTGGTCAACGGTTCAAAAACAAAGGAGCTTATGGTAGAAACAGATAAAAACAAACCagtttttgttatttctgaagAAGGGGATGATCAGCAGCCTCTGGTCCTGGCAGAACACCTTAGTCAGTGTGGAGATCACCTGCCAGAGCAAAATGCTGTGTATGCTCAGGCCGTGCCAGAGAAGCAGCCGGTGGTTCTGAGTGCGGAGAGGAACAGCTCTGCCCCCTTCACATCGAGCCTTCCCCTGTGGGCTAAATCCCCCACGTCGTACAAAGGCCATGGGAAGggccccagctcctccagggaccagcagagctcagctctcagTGTTGGTGGGGATGCCAACAGCGCTGAGCCCTCCCAGAACTGCGACGCCCCCGCTGCTGCCACGCTGTGCCAAGCCTCAGCCCAGTGA